The Ptychodera flava strain L36383 chromosome 14, AS_Pfla_20210202, whole genome shotgun sequence genome segment attatggctgcaaatatacaatttttatattctttggagaaaatattaactaagggagttatcctgaaaatttgaactaaatatcttgattctaacacttgaaacttgacattaactctgagaaaagaattggtgcaaaaatagcctttccaaccaccttaaaaggCAATGCCTgtattttatatcaaatttttcaatgatGTCAGATTATTGTCAAATTATCTAGGTTCTacaagcaaaaataaatatcacgCACAAGTCTGATACCCAATTTACAATGTATGAGATATCTTTATTGCATTCTTGTTCAACTGTTCTGTTGTGTGAAGTGATCCAATCTGAAATGTTAACGGTGTCTTCTGTATTTACAGGAAAAAGCTAACTTGAACTGATTTGCTGTATTGTGATAGAAATTTTcccttctttgatttgtatgcaTTCTGTCTTCTCAAAACTTTGTCTGTCATGGTCTTAGCTTTGTGCCTTTGGGCAATAACGTTAGACCaatctgtcaaaaaatttgactcttgaaatgaaataggaaaaaaaagaaaaaacacacCCGCTAGATCACCCTGTCATCACATGACATCAATTTGATGCTGAGAACTGATTCACTCAGctttgtacatacatgtatggcacGCACTCAGCGCAGGATAGACAAGACAATGCATCGCCCCAGAAATATGCTCTTGCCACAAAACTTATAAGATGTTTCTTTCCATCACAAACTGGGTTACAAGTTTGGCTATGCAAGTGACAAATGATAAGTCCAGTCAGAGCAAGCACTTGTTCACACGGTCCATAAAATGTATCGCTAGAAAACCAGGTTCTTGTCTAGTCCTCAGACTGGTTGGTCACATCGATTTGATTTTCTTCTTTTCATAGAAGATTACATGCCTTCCAACTGAAATTACAGAAggtataaaaataaaacatttagaGCTATGAATAGAGATAATTCATGCCTGGTCAAAGATGTGACTAAAAtattgacctcatttgcatatgtagtAAAGTAATCAATCATAATGATCCAGGCGACAATATGAACATTAATAGAAACAAATGAACCATGCAGGAAGCAAGGGGTCCATTTGTAGATTACCAAAGGTTTTTGGTTTGTGTTAGCAGTAGGTTTAGGATGAGGATTGATAGTGAGCAAGGAATCAATGACATCATCCTCCATTAATGACATTGACACTGGGTCCAAGGAatcaatgacatcatcatttAATGACATTGACACTGGGTACACTGTTCTTCACAGTATCCATTATACACACAGTCCATAAAATGCGTGTCAGTTATGATTTCTGGTAGAGCTACATGCAATAATCAATTTACTTACAACAACCATGAACAGTCTCAGTGTGTTTGTTTAGGGGAGTACCCAATAAATTTTACCTAGGTCCCCCTCATTACATCAATGCAACTATGTTAGGAGACAAAAGAAATGGCGCCAGGGTTCTCAAAGCATTAAGGCATGGTCTAAAATGTAAGTAAAAACACCATGTCTACTGTCCAGGATTTGACATGCCATCTTGTTGATGAtacaatttgcaaattgtttttAGCATTGACATGCAGTTCACTAAAACGCAGGGAAATATTCACCTTTTGGGTCAAATTTCCTGAACACAAGCTTGTCTCTGAGTCTGTTCCTTTTGTAGTATCTTTTGGTTCCTGTACCAGCAGCACTGACCAACATCACAAGTATTGATCTGCAAAATATTGAGTTCACGTGATGAGTCATGGAGGTCAAACATGGCATGTTGCAGTGTTACCACAGTCACTAGGGTAAGCAAATCAAGTCTTAGAGTAAGAGGACAGATAACAAGACAAATGTGTTTGTCTTTCAGTCCTGTAAAACTCACCATAAACATGAAGCATACTTTTACTATTATAATACTTGGATGTAATCATAAAATACAAAGTTCTCACATGCAAATTACATGCAAATTACATCACTCAAAGCTGAGCTACAGATTAGCAAAATGAgattgtacattttaaaattttatttttgccatttttagaaATGGTTTTTCATTCACAAGctttgggaattttgaataaGCACTCTGAAGAATGTTCAATATGCATGGTTACAGCATacagcaattaaattttgcttattttttaatACAGTACAAATTATGATAAAGGTTTAGTGAAAGAATGTAAAATCAATTCATACACAAAttatttgtcataataattgaaACATAACTCACTTGCTTTTCGCCTTTgccactgataaaagaaataaacataaaaagATATACTGTTATATTAAACAGAGAATTGAAAGCTATTCATTCATAAAGAGTATAGTTTTGGACAAAGATGGTCTGTTATACATATActgttatattaattttcagagTATCTAACTCAAAACACGGTCtggaatatttgcaaaaaatacatGTGGGTGTGATTGAAGAAGGTTGGAAAGATGTAGAAATCAGGTGGTCTTTTTCCTTCTGAGGGTTTCATTTAACAATTACCAgactgaattttgttgaaagcaCATACATGATAAATGTTTTCTATGCACTTGCCACTTGAACTAATACAAACTGTGCCGCAATTTGATTTGATATACCATATGTTCAATGCCTGTCAACAACCTGAAtatgggtatttatttttgaaGTATATCACTGACTTGTTTTAACTTGAATTTCTCATGTTTTTGTGACGGAATGAGCTCAAGTGAGACTTTAAACTTAGTATGAGGAAcaagaattatttttatcaattgcAGTATCTGTTGTTGTTCTCTCCTAAACAGTTGTCAGATAAGGgttgacaaaatgtgttcacTAAAAGTTGGGCAAGGTGCAGTATATGTTCCATGGGATCAAGCTCTTTGCAATGGGTTGTTTTGAGTCATCTTGGTAACATGAGAAACTGTTGAAATATGGTCTCTGTTAATTATAAGTAATATTAAAGGTACAAAGAGAGGTTATGTATTATATACAACTGTTCAGGTATTACTGTCATGTATAAAAGAGGTCACCACCTTAACATTCATAAAAACCCTTAAATACCCTTCACTGCGGTAACAAGGCATCAACAATTACCTTCACTTTAGTCAgtacttttttccaaaaaattagAAGATGGCTTCAtccatttaaaataaaattgctttCAACTCTTTGTTTGTTTAGGACCTATCAGTTTTAAAGTTGGCTTTGATGTTATGGGAAAACAACGTGATAAAATGTTATTGCCTGAAAATGAATGTGTGCTGTGTTAAACCAAAAGTAACTTCAGATTTTAGGATGACTCTGTATTCACTTTtgtttgctctttgctgttgtTTACTCTCCATAACAGCAGCAAAACGTGAAAAGTATAGAGCAAGCAAAGTTGAAGACAGGGTCATCTCTAtatctgattttattttgattgataCCTACATCTGTATGTTGTAAGGAACATCTCTGCAAATGTGTTATGTTTTGACTCAGCTTCACTATTATCTATGGTACACCTAAACATAAAAGAAAGTAAAAACATGCATATTGACAATGGTTAAAAATTAGCAACTTTAGAAAAACTTGAATACTAAAGTAATGATTTTGAGGCACCAAGGGCCAACATTCAGCAGATGATCGTCATACTTATGAATCGTGAACACAAGAACTGACCACATCATCTATATCACTATATAAAGCACAAGATTGTGAATAACACTGATCTCTATAATTGgattattgtttatttaaatcaaCAAATGTTCATGCTGTAAGGCcacaaaagaaattttcaagaCTATATATTTGCAATTACGGTAATTCTTTTCCCTTCGCTTAGTTGAAGGAATGGAAGCCCTTATTATTATTAGGAAATAGCTATTTGCCCCGAGGTACAAATAACAAATTATGGTGCCTTATTTGCACCAAAAGCTAAAACCCGATCAGAAAGCCGTTTACATGTAACTGATGAAATTGTagctttcaaacatttttttgtcTAAATTGCTGTGTGACATTTTTATGTCAGTCCATAGCAAtccataacaatgaaaaataagTTGGTCTATGCCACTTTAAACACATAAGCCGGACTATTGAGCCTGCCTGCATACCATTCTACAAAACTGAATATTATATTAGTGAAGTGGGAGTTTACATCATCCAGACATTCcgtgatgatatcaaaatatcagagGATATAAATAAAAGGCGACGCACTAactattaatgtttatttattggcaAAGGCAAGAGGACAGCCAGCCACAAATTCATGGGTGAGCTCGCCAAGCCCATTAATTTTGACTTTCCTTTCATCCGTGACCATAAATAAAGGTTAATGGTCAGGGCAGaatctgttatttccattatcaacaaacccgagaaaaccatcaaaatttatgaaaatttctcACATGAACGACAACGTGGCCCCAGAAATGAGCAATAcccgacgcactgtcacgcatgctgtaaaaattttgcaaatccagagtctcttttttggaaaaaagtatctaaacttggcccacaaatgctccattttgtgattgattatttttgtacaaatcacaatttaagtttaagctgtaaagttacaataCTTTAAGTCGTTAAtctattattattcatattcacaaaCATGTagacaaaccattactgtgtatttttggTCAGTAACTTTGTTTAGCTAGACCAAAATGtgacggacagggcatggtaatataattaaaTTGATTATTTAGGCtatatgacataaaaaattgGTACAAATGCACATCCTAGCCTTACAAAGATTGCAATTGAATGCCTCATATACGCACTCCGGATTGGAAGAAACTTGATACACCAAGGCTAGAcacacattttaatgtcatgatTGCATGAagattgtgaaactgtaatCAATAAAAAGAGTCGTCTTGTGCCTCAGGCAGGGAGTCAACCATCGTAAAGCTACATGACACTCAGGCAGCATCACACACGCCGGCTGACACTAAGGCCGTCCAAACTTCTTTTCGGGCTTTCCATTTCAAAGCTTTTCAGGCAAATAAGAATTTCAATGTTGTTCTCCCTGGAAATTTACGGCACAAATTCACTTTGTCTGTCTATCACGTCTCTGATCCTTGTCGAGATGAAGGATTTTGCTGCTGGACAAATAACTATTCTTGTTTTTTATCCGCCCTGCTGTGGGTGGAATAAAAAACTCTCAGTTCTTATCTGACCCACGGCTGGCTGAATAAGAATTTACATTCCTTATCCGCACCACTGTGGGGCAAATAAGAAATCTACAGTACAGTCCCTACTAACACCCCTGCAGGGTGCATAAGAAATTTTACATTCCTTTTTCATGACTGCGGGGCATATAAGAAATATACTTCTCTTATCCACTTTGCTGTTGGGCGAATGAGAAATTTGCATTCCTTATCTGCACTGCTGCTGAGTGAGCAACAtctttaatattattattaatataaaTGATGTAAATAACATAaagagaaatattttacaaCTACTTCAATACTACTGTATTGAAAGGACTTGAAATggaatattatatcataatatgtCCAATCCCTCTTATTGAACATATCATGCTGCTCTATACAAAAACAGAGATTTAGAGTGCATCCACACTGTCAGAGCTGGTAGCACAGTGCATGCGGCCTCGGAAGGCACAACTACAAGGCCAGGGCGGGTACAGCATCGTTATCATGAAGTGTTCACCACTTACCTGGGCTACGGTTTAGTGTATCAGCATAACTGCCTGATAACTATGACAGTTGACACAATTAGAAACGCTGTTTTTGCCGAAACGATTACGGGAGATCAGATGAAAGTTACAGAGATGTTGACCCGGAAGTACTCAATATTGTTTTTTACCGTTTTTGAAAATAGAATATTGCTTTCATGGAAAGATTGCGCGTTTCTTGacatacatattttgaaaaaaaaaaacaacggaTGCAAATTACTTTACTGCAATTCACTGAGAGATACTTTTTCAGATCAGATTTGTGTTGCTTAATTTGAGTAAAGGTAACTCCAACGAACGAATATTGTTGTGAAGCCATTTTTTCCGGAGTTTGCCGAACGTAACCGATACTAATCAATGCCACGTCTGCCCTAGGACACCGGTTGTAACACATGTAGATTTGCAACGATCTGTAATATTTTGACCCCTTTCATGCTTTCAGAAATATTTGTGTCGTATTCTAGGTGATAGCTTCTTCGTTCAAGATGAATATATTACAACACGCTGTCGCCGTGATGTTGCTGTGCATCGTCAGCGTGCATGGCTTATCATTTTACCTCCCAgtcaacatgaaaaaatgtgtcaaAGAAGAAATCCACAAAGATGTCTTAGTTACAGGAGATTACGAATTATCCGATGTCCCTGGACAGAAGACAGTTTTACACGTAAGTATTaaccaacattttgaaaatacatgtaaacataAAGAAAGTTTTACCCTACATCTGGTTCAGACCAGGACACTAAAgaatacaagagaagtcggccagttgcgagctcggccagttggagaagtcggccagtggGCGAACTCGGCCAGTACAGGTGCACCCAATTAGAATATATGATCTATaatattgtttctttttttgaagtctcaCCAAAGTTATATGCGACAGCGATgtaaatgtcattcataaggtgagcgtaatgtttgcaaacttcacagatcacagttTAACGCACGTATGAAATACACACATTGAGAaaaattaaagatggcggtgTATCGCCATCGTGGCAGCGAGTTTTGCAGCCTTCGTCATTGTTGcacttgaagttcgttaaaaagtcataggagatgCAAGATGGTGAAGTAAATTAGTTAAGAGTTGTCAAGCCAtgattttactgaagaaatggcataatgttcgCCTGAACTTTAATACGGCATGAATACGGTATGcgcgcgatctgcagaaacactgaggcagaccgtacatgttttgcagggtggacgtggGACCTCTTcgagttgttttctgaatgttcgtagTAGTATTACACCAACAAAAGGacaaaaactatggtagtaaaaagttaaaactGGCATGTGCCGATTAAGTATTCATCTGTGAAGAGaatgcaatcatattgctttgttgcgagtGGCCGACTTCTCCTGGCCCGACTTCTCCCtctggccgagttggtcggcaccggcgctggccgagttcgcaactggccgacttctccggtTACCACACTAAAACTTGATACTATATACTATAATAACAATCATGCTACATCACTGTGCATACCATGATGTACTAACATTGATGCAAGTATCAAATCCGTACAGTGTCTCGCTTTTCTGTTAGACTGTAATACATCTAATAGAAAAGCGATACATTCGAGTGAACCAATGATTTACAACACGAGTAACATTGAAAGATTTACCAAAGAATCATTTAATACCCATACCATGTGTAAGTATGTACCCACCCTCTGAGTGAACATCCCACTTCTCCATCACAAAAGGTATATTGTAACCACCAATTACAATTtatgggcacacagtccatgtagccgacaatgagatgcaaatgatatgcggttaaggtctcctcaccaaactttcagctggtttttcactttctactatttttatagtattttttacaaaggcacagactaaTTCTACCTTCAACTCAAAACTGacggtgattttgtagctcattcgttactatttttaatagtttttggtagccggtaacagacactttgtgttcgtgtcggctacatggacgatctgccaatTTTATGGTGCACTTCGACTTGGAATGAACATATGGAAGCATAAAATGTATTACATACTGCAGAAAAATTAAGAagagaaattttttttcatttttaccaGGTGCTGTGTGAACGGTATCTTGCGTGCATGCTAAAAaccattttcattctttttccATGTATCATGGTACTTGTATATAGGTTGCACTCATCCATATCAGTGTTCTCTCCATACCGTTTAATaatactgtttatcatccacCCAATACTGTTTTATCTTTGCCCGATGCCTATTGTTTCAGCAGAGATGGTGTCATCTAGCCTGTTAGTGTGAACTGACTTACCGGTAAATGTGAACAAAAGAGTGAGCGGTTGAATGATGTGAGAAATAATAAAAGGATTAAACTTCAGTTCTATGATATGATCATGCATAatacttttcaaaaacaaaggAGTAGTAAATAAGTCTAGAAGTGAAGGTTAAACCaaagtgaagaaattcaatCTTGATATGTACAATCCTTATCATACagagcattaaaaaaaattacgcAGAATATATTAACAAGAATTGCAAACATATTGCTTCGCTGGTTGAGTTTTATATTAAATCATAATTTATATCAAACTCTACATATTCTCAACAGGTGGCTGATTCTAATGGACATACTTTATACATAAAAGAAGATGCCACAAAAGGAAAGTTTGCCTTTACCACAGATGAATTTGATGTGTTCGAAGTttgttttcacagtaaaatgatTGCAggtaaaaatatgaaatctcTTCACATTAcattcataatatatatatatatatatatatatatatatatatatatatatataatatatatatatatatatatatatatatatatatatatatatatatatgaaatctCTTCACAttacattcatatatatatatatatatatatatatatatatatatatataatatatatataatatatatatatatatatatgaataccAACAGTTGTAGTTTTGTTTTGAGTGTGTGTAAGCAGTATGTACAACACTCAAACAAAGCTACAGCTGTTGGTATTCATGCATTCTCATGTATTAATTTACTACGGtaatgaatgtttaaaatatacatttgtgtTGTGAAAGTCAAGCTTGAATAACATCCAACCAATGATTGTAAAATCATTGTGGTCTCATTTTGGCTTTGAATTATAAATAGAAAGTTTGATGCTCAAAGAATGCATTGTAGAAAGATTCACAACTTgatgtattttcatcacagtAAAGAGAAACTGTCGTTTAGAAGTTTACAGTTAGAATAATTCTGAGTGACgttaccaaaaaaataccaacTTGTGATCAGCTACATGTATCTTGTATACTTACAGGTGGAAGGGGAGCTGATCGTGAAGTTTCACTGATGTTAAAGAAAGGTGTTGAGGCCAAAACATATGATGATGTAAGTTTCTGTTCAATTTCAGTCTTTAAATATTGCACCTGCCATCATTACCAGTCAGCAAAATGAGTTAGTAAGCCCAAATCTATTTTCACCTCTTTACATGCCTCATGAACAAGAATGAGACCTTTTTGTACATGGCTCTACAGTTTTAGTATCCTAGAAATGTACCTAAACATGTGATGTACCTCAAGACTTGGCTGGTAATTAAACAGAAACAATACTGAATTTTGCAGGAATAATTCCCTAATGTCAGCCTCTTGATGCTTtgtaaattgatgcaaattttcACAGACTTGGATGGATTTGTAAATGTTAATATAGAAAATGTAAATCATGCAGGTCAATTATTGCATGTAAAACTctgttatttcattttgatgttgaCACCTCTCTTGCCAAGTGAAACTTTGTATTGTAAAATGTTTATCAGTATCTCTGCAACACATTATGAAATTACAATTCCTGTGTATCTGCCAGTGCATAATACTTGCTGGCACACAAGCACTCAAGATGTTTAACTTGCAAGTCATGACATTTATAACATGGGAATTATGTGATGCTATACCATTTGAGTTATGAAATGATGCCAAAGGGGTACAGAACAAAAACTGGCTACTATTTGTATTGTCATATCataatgtctgtatgtattcgGTTGAAAGTTTATGTGCCTTTTTGACCAGGATGTCCATTGTCAATGTCCactgttcaaaatttttctCCCGGTGGCAAAATCGCCCAGAAGGCGGAATTGAACCGCTCCGATGCTAATCGGCTACAGGTTTGAAGCCTGCACCCCAGACCACTGAGGCTCATCCGGGCACCTCTGCAGTGGTGCTGGATTATATataaactttgacaaaaaatgcaaaacattaTTTAGGGTTCATACAGCAGGCAATGCTTCAAGTCATTTAACATTGAAAGTATGGCAATGAAGGCTGGAAAAATAGGAGAAACAGTTCTCATAATTTTGTGTTCATTTAGGAAGAAGAATACATGCAATCAGAAATGCAGAAGTTGTTTTATTAAGGGAAAAATAGCACATGCATATttctgctaatttgcatatattatgcaaatttcattcagATTGCCAAGGCAGA includes the following:
- the LOC139149063 gene encoding transmembrane emp24 domain-containing protein 10-like — translated: MNILQHAVAVMLLCIVSVHGLSFYLPVNMKKCVKEEIHKDVLVTGDYELSDVPGQKTVLHVADSNGHTLYIKEDATKGKFAFTTDEFDVFEVCFHSKMIAGGRGADREVSLMLKKGVEAKTYDDIAKAEKLKPMEVELRRLEDLSESIVNDFAYMRSREEEMRDTNESTNSRVLYFAIFSMVCLLSLATWQVFYLRRYFKSKKLIE